The following coding sequences lie in one Meles meles chromosome X, mMelMel3.1 paternal haplotype, whole genome shotgun sequence genomic window:
- the CDK16 gene encoding cyclin-dependent kinase 16 isoform X1, with the protein MAVAMDRMKKIKRQLSMTLRGGRGVDKTNGAPEQIGLDESGGGGGSDLGEVPTRAAPGEPRSGRGPLSSAPEIVHEDLKMGSDGESDQASATSSDEVQSPVRVRMRNHPPRKISTEDINKRLSLPADIRLPEGYLEKLTLNSPIFDKPLSRRLRRVSLSEIGFGKLETYIKLDKLGEGTYATVYKGKSKLTDNLVALKEIRLEHEEGAPCTAIREVSLLKDLKHANIVTLHDIIHTEKSLTLVFEYLDKDLKQYLDDCGNVINMHNVKLFLFQLLRGLAYCHRQKVLHRDLKPQNLLINERGELKLADFGLARAKSIPTKTYSNEVVTLWYRPPDILLGSTDYSTQIDMWGVGCIFYEMATGRPLFPGSTVEEQLHFIFRILGTPTEETWPGILSNEEFKTYNYPKYRAEALLSHAPRLDSDGADLLNKLLQFEGRNRISAEDAMKHPFFLSLGERIHKLPDTTSIFALKEIQLQKEASLRSSSMPDSGRPAFRVVDTEF; encoded by the exons ATGGCG GTCGCCATGGATCGGATGAAGAAGATCAAGCGGCAGCTGTCGATGACACTCCGAGGGGGCCGAGGTGTGGACAAGACCAATGGTGCCCCTGAGCAGATAGGCCTGGATGAGAGTGGGGGTGGCGGTGGCAGTGACCTTGGAGAGGTACCCACTCGGGCCGCTCCTGGGGAACCACGCTCCGGACGGGGCCCACTCAGCTCTGCACCAG AGATTGTACATGAGGACTTGAAGATGGGGTCTGATGGGGAGAGTGACCAGGCTTCAGCCACGTCCTCCGATGAGGTGCAGTCGCCAGTGAGGGTGCGCATGCGCAACCATCCCCCACGCAAGATCTCCACCGAG GACATCAACAAGCGCCTGTCGCTCCCAGCCGACATCCGGCTGCCTGAGGGCTACCTTGAGAAGCTGACCCTCAACAGCCCCATCTTCGACAAGCCCCTCAgccgccgcctccgccgtgtcaGCCTG TCTGAGATTGGCTTTGGGAAACTGGAGACGTACATCAAGCTGGACAAGCTGGGTGAG GGTACCTATGCCACCGTCTACAAAGGCAAAAGCAAGCTCACAGACAACCTTGTGGCACTCAAGGAGATCAGACTGGAACACGAAGAGGGGGCTCCCTGCACCGCCATCCGGGAAG TGTCCCTGCTCAAGGACCTCAAACATGCCAACATCGTCACGCTACATGACATTATCCACACGGAGAAGTCCCTCACCCTTGTCTTTGAGTACCTG GACAAGGACCTGAAGCAGTACCTGGATGACTGTGGGAACGTCATCAACATGCACAACGTGAAa CTGTTCCTGTTCCAGCTGCTCCGTGGCCTGGCCTACTGCCACCGGCAGAAGGTGCTACACCGAGACCTCAAGCCCCAAAACTTGCTCATCAACGAGAGAGGAGAATTGAAGCTGGCAGATTTTG GCCTGGCCCGAGCTAAGTCGATTCCAACGAAGACCTACTCCAACGAGGTGGTGACACTGTGGTACCGACCCCCTGACATTCTGCTTGGGTCCACGGACTACTCTACCCAGATTGACATGTG GGGTGTGGGCTGCATCTTCTATGAGATGGCCACAGGCCGGCCCCTCTTCCCAGGCTCCACGGTGGAAGAACAGCTGCACTTCATCTTCCGCATCTTGG GAACCCCAACCGAGGAGACGTGGCCAGGCATTCTGTCCAACGAAGAGTTCAAGACATACAACTACCCCAAGTATCGAGCCGAGGCCCTTTTGAGCCATGCACCCCG ACTTGACAGCGATGGGGCTGACCTCCTCAACAAGCTGCTGCAG TTTGAAGGTCGCAATCGGATCTCCGCAGAGGACGCCATGAAACATCCATTCTTCCTCAGTCTGGGGGAGCGGATCCACAAACTTCCTGACA
- the CDK16 gene encoding cyclin-dependent kinase 16 isoform X2 has translation MDRMKKIKRQLSMTLRGGRGVDKTNGAPEQIGLDESGGGGGSDLGEVPTRAAPGEPRSGRGPLSSAPEIVHEDLKMGSDGESDQASATSSDEVQSPVRVRMRNHPPRKISTEDINKRLSLPADIRLPEGYLEKLTLNSPIFDKPLSRRLRRVSLSEIGFGKLETYIKLDKLGEGTYATVYKGKSKLTDNLVALKEIRLEHEEGAPCTAIREVSLLKDLKHANIVTLHDIIHTEKSLTLVFEYLDKDLKQYLDDCGNVINMHNVKLFLFQLLRGLAYCHRQKVLHRDLKPQNLLINERGELKLADFGLARAKSIPTKTYSNEVVTLWYRPPDILLGSTDYSTQIDMWGVGCIFYEMATGRPLFPGSTVEEQLHFIFRILGTPTEETWPGILSNEEFKTYNYPKYRAEALLSHAPRLDSDGADLLNKLLQFEGRNRISAEDAMKHPFFLSLGERIHKLPDTTSIFALKEIQLQKEASLRSSSMPDSGRPAFRVVDTEF, from the exons ATGGATCGGATGAAGAAGATCAAGCGGCAGCTGTCGATGACACTCCGAGGGGGCCGAGGTGTGGACAAGACCAATGGTGCCCCTGAGCAGATAGGCCTGGATGAGAGTGGGGGTGGCGGTGGCAGTGACCTTGGAGAGGTACCCACTCGGGCCGCTCCTGGGGAACCACGCTCCGGACGGGGCCCACTCAGCTCTGCACCAG AGATTGTACATGAGGACTTGAAGATGGGGTCTGATGGGGAGAGTGACCAGGCTTCAGCCACGTCCTCCGATGAGGTGCAGTCGCCAGTGAGGGTGCGCATGCGCAACCATCCCCCACGCAAGATCTCCACCGAG GACATCAACAAGCGCCTGTCGCTCCCAGCCGACATCCGGCTGCCTGAGGGCTACCTTGAGAAGCTGACCCTCAACAGCCCCATCTTCGACAAGCCCCTCAgccgccgcctccgccgtgtcaGCCTG TCTGAGATTGGCTTTGGGAAACTGGAGACGTACATCAAGCTGGACAAGCTGGGTGAG GGTACCTATGCCACCGTCTACAAAGGCAAAAGCAAGCTCACAGACAACCTTGTGGCACTCAAGGAGATCAGACTGGAACACGAAGAGGGGGCTCCCTGCACCGCCATCCGGGAAG TGTCCCTGCTCAAGGACCTCAAACATGCCAACATCGTCACGCTACATGACATTATCCACACGGAGAAGTCCCTCACCCTTGTCTTTGAGTACCTG GACAAGGACCTGAAGCAGTACCTGGATGACTGTGGGAACGTCATCAACATGCACAACGTGAAa CTGTTCCTGTTCCAGCTGCTCCGTGGCCTGGCCTACTGCCACCGGCAGAAGGTGCTACACCGAGACCTCAAGCCCCAAAACTTGCTCATCAACGAGAGAGGAGAATTGAAGCTGGCAGATTTTG GCCTGGCCCGAGCTAAGTCGATTCCAACGAAGACCTACTCCAACGAGGTGGTGACACTGTGGTACCGACCCCCTGACATTCTGCTTGGGTCCACGGACTACTCTACCCAGATTGACATGTG GGGTGTGGGCTGCATCTTCTATGAGATGGCCACAGGCCGGCCCCTCTTCCCAGGCTCCACGGTGGAAGAACAGCTGCACTTCATCTTCCGCATCTTGG GAACCCCAACCGAGGAGACGTGGCCAGGCATTCTGTCCAACGAAGAGTTCAAGACATACAACTACCCCAAGTATCGAGCCGAGGCCCTTTTGAGCCATGCACCCCG ACTTGACAGCGATGGGGCTGACCTCCTCAACAAGCTGCTGCAG TTTGAAGGTCGCAATCGGATCTCCGCAGAGGACGCCATGAAACATCCATTCTTCCTCAGTCTGGGGGAGCGGATCCACAAACTTCCTGACA
- the CDK16 gene encoding cyclin-dependent kinase 16 isoform X3, with amino-acid sequence MRVGVAVAVTLERYPLGPLLGNHAPDGAHSALHQDINKRLSLPADIRLPEGYLEKLTLNSPIFDKPLSRRLRRVSLSEIGFGKLETYIKLDKLGEGTYATVYKGKSKLTDNLVALKEIRLEHEEGAPCTAIREVSLLKDLKHANIVTLHDIIHTEKSLTLVFEYLDKDLKQYLDDCGNVINMHNVKLFLFQLLRGLAYCHRQKVLHRDLKPQNLLINERGELKLADFGLARAKSIPTKTYSNEVVTLWYRPPDILLGSTDYSTQIDMWGVGCIFYEMATGRPLFPGSTVEEQLHFIFRILGTPTEETWPGILSNEEFKTYNYPKYRAEALLSHAPRLDSDGADLLNKLLQFEGRNRISAEDAMKHPFFLSLGERIHKLPDTTSIFALKEIQLQKEASLRSSSMPDSGRPAFRVVDTEF; translated from the exons ATGAGAGTGGGGGTGGCGGTGGCAGTGACCTTGGAGAGGTACCCACTCGGGCCGCTCCTGGGGAACCACGCTCCGGACGGGGCCCACTCAGCTCTGCACCAG GACATCAACAAGCGCCTGTCGCTCCCAGCCGACATCCGGCTGCCTGAGGGCTACCTTGAGAAGCTGACCCTCAACAGCCCCATCTTCGACAAGCCCCTCAgccgccgcctccgccgtgtcaGCCTG TCTGAGATTGGCTTTGGGAAACTGGAGACGTACATCAAGCTGGACAAGCTGGGTGAG GGTACCTATGCCACCGTCTACAAAGGCAAAAGCAAGCTCACAGACAACCTTGTGGCACTCAAGGAGATCAGACTGGAACACGAAGAGGGGGCTCCCTGCACCGCCATCCGGGAAG TGTCCCTGCTCAAGGACCTCAAACATGCCAACATCGTCACGCTACATGACATTATCCACACGGAGAAGTCCCTCACCCTTGTCTTTGAGTACCTG GACAAGGACCTGAAGCAGTACCTGGATGACTGTGGGAACGTCATCAACATGCACAACGTGAAa CTGTTCCTGTTCCAGCTGCTCCGTGGCCTGGCCTACTGCCACCGGCAGAAGGTGCTACACCGAGACCTCAAGCCCCAAAACTTGCTCATCAACGAGAGAGGAGAATTGAAGCTGGCAGATTTTG GCCTGGCCCGAGCTAAGTCGATTCCAACGAAGACCTACTCCAACGAGGTGGTGACACTGTGGTACCGACCCCCTGACATTCTGCTTGGGTCCACGGACTACTCTACCCAGATTGACATGTG GGGTGTGGGCTGCATCTTCTATGAGATGGCCACAGGCCGGCCCCTCTTCCCAGGCTCCACGGTGGAAGAACAGCTGCACTTCATCTTCCGCATCTTGG GAACCCCAACCGAGGAGACGTGGCCAGGCATTCTGTCCAACGAAGAGTTCAAGACATACAACTACCCCAAGTATCGAGCCGAGGCCCTTTTGAGCCATGCACCCCG ACTTGACAGCGATGGGGCTGACCTCCTCAACAAGCTGCTGCAG TTTGAAGGTCGCAATCGGATCTCCGCAGAGGACGCCATGAAACATCCATTCTTCCTCAGTCTGGGGGAGCGGATCCACAAACTTCCTGACA